Genomic window (Chryseobacterium sp. H1D6B):
CCGAAAATATTCAGGAGGATATTGAAGCAGAACTTACCCTAGGGCAGAGGCTTGCAGACAGTGTTGCTGCATTTGGAGGAAGCTGGATTTTTATCATTATTTTTTTCGGATTCATTGTAGTCTGGATGTTTATTAATATCTGGTTTTTAGCATCGAAACCTTTTGATCCCTATCCTTTTATTTTACTTAATCTGATCCTGTCTTGTCTAGCTGCGATACAAGCTCCCATTATTATGATGAGCCAGAACAGGCAGGAACAAAAAGACAGAAAGCGGAGTGAACATGATTATAAAATCAACCTGAAAGCTGAACTGGAAATAAAATTGTTAAGCGAAAAAATGGATCACCTGCTCGTTCATCAAAACAGAAAACTGCTGGAGATACAGGAACTGCAGACGGATTATCTGGAAGACTTAATGAAAGAAATTAAAAAGAAATCATAACCAGAATTTAAGCTTAAACTTTTAGAATAAAATAAACATGAAAAAATATATTACATCCATTTTTTTGCCGGTACTAATTTTTTGCCGGGGACAGGAAAAAATAGATCTGCTAAAACTCAATTTAAATGAATCTATTGAAAGCATCATCAATTTTAGTGATCAAGAAATGATTGGAGTAGATACGGTGGAATATCCGTTCTGTCTTTTGTTAGAGATTGATAAGAGTTCAAAATACAGCTTTGAAGGAATTGATCTGAAAGGACAGAAAGTATTTCTTCAAATTAATTCTGAAATAATGAAAACTGACAGTATTACCAGATTCGGAGGCGGTCATTTTGATATGCAGTCTTTTAAAAACAAAGGAGAATTAGAAGCTGTTTTCAAAAAATACAAGGCAGACCGTTCATTATACGGATACAGAATAGAAATGAAAACCGCAGTTTTGGAAAAAGAAATCTTAAAGAAACTGGAAAGCAAATATGGAAAAGGTAGCAGGAATAGCAATACAGAAAATGGTTTATATTGGAATATTAAAAAAGAAAACAAATATATTTTCTATGCTCCTGATTACGACAGGCTGATTGTTTTGAATAGTTCTCACTTGTCAAAAAACTGCTATTGGGATTTAATGAACGGGCTTATAGATTTCGGAGGCTGTGATAATGAAAAATACACTAAAGAATTAACCAAAAACAGAACAGATCCTAAAGACATTAAGAACAAACCTGTCTTAAATATTGATAACAATTGGAATATCAACGGCCTTATTCTGGGAAAATCAAATGAAGCTGATTTTTTAAAATCTACGGCAAATAAGAATGTTGAAAAAATGATTAAATTGAATGAGAAAGGAACTGAAGATGAACTGGTCTATCAAAATAATTACAATGATCTGTATTTTTATTTTACAGCCAGCAGAAAAGCTTCTAATGCTGTTTTGAAAGGATATTCTCTAACAGATTTTGACAAAGTAGATATCTCATTTGATAACGGATTAAAAAAAGGGGCAAAATTAGAAGATGTTTTAAAAGTAATAGATAAAAGCCAGATGGTAAATTATAATGACTTGAAGTATTCAAATTATTTAGAAATCAAAAATACGGCATACAAAATAGTCCTGATCTTTAATGAGGGTGTTTTCTCAAGTATGTACGTTCTTAAAAAAGATTAATATAAAACTAAATAAATAAAAATGAAAAAAATAGTGCTGGTGCTTTTATTTTTAGCCCAGATTAACGTGTATTCACAGCAGGAAAATACAAAATTTACTGTAAAAGTAGGCAAAGAAGAAGGAGATCTGAATGATGACGGTATTAAAGATCAGGTCATCGTAACCATGGATACTGCCAGTATCACTATTCCTTTAAAATTAGAAATACTTTTTGGACGGCGGGATAAAAAGTTCAGAACAGTTTTCTCTTCATCAAACATCATTGAACCTCAGTATCCGTCTGAAGAAAAAGGAAAAAAGGCAGACTATCAAATCCCCAGCTTCTTTATTGAAAGAAGAACTTTAGTGATGATGTCTGATATACCTGGCGGCCATTCTCAGTACATCTTTAAATATAAAAATGAAAATTTTGAATTGATCAAGGTTATAAAAATGACTAAGGATGATAAGAATATTGTAGAAACAGAATTTAACCTGGTGGCTGGAATTCAGACGACAGTAACCAAAGCACTAGGCTCAGAAAAAGTGGTAAAAGAAGATAAGCAGGCTATAAAAGTGAAAGAACTGCCTAAATTGCAGGATTTCAAAAAATATGAAAAAGAATTTCTTTAATAAATGAGCATCGGGTTTCTAAAAAACAAAAATTCCATTTTGGCTACATCTTACTCCATTTTGGCAACCTCAGCCTTTTTTCGAATGCGGAAATTTGTCATGTAATTTTTTAAATAAAAAAAATGAAAACAATATTTATAACAGGCGCATCCACAGGATTAGGAAAAGCCACCGCAAAATTATTTCAAAGCAGAGGATGGAACGTTATTGCTACGATGAGAAACCCGGAATCTGAAACTGAACTTAAAGCCTTAGAGAACGTGACGCTTCTTCCGCTGGATGTTACCAATTTGGAACAGATTCAGTCTACAGTAAAAAAAGCACTTGAAATCAGCAGTGTTGATGTAGTTTTCAACAATGCAGGATATGGATTAATAGGCCTGCTGGAAGCTTTAAAAGACGATCAGATCGTAAAACAGCTTGACACTAATTTATTAGGAGTGATCCGCGTAACCCAGGCTTTCATTCCTTATTTTAGAGAAAAGAAAAATGGAATGTTTATTTCAACGACTTCTATTGGAGGGCTGATAGCTTTTCCTCTTGGTTCTACTTATCATGCAACAAAATGGGCTTTAGAAGGCTGGAGCGAAAGCTTAGCGTTTGAACTGAATAAATTCGGTGTCAATGTAAAAACGGTCTCTCCGGGAGGTATCAAAACCGATTTTGTAAGCCGTTCTTTAGATTTAGGAACCCAGCCGGAATATCAGGAAATGACCGATAAATTATTTTCCAGCATGGAAGGCATGATGGAAGCTGCTTCTGAGCCGGTACAGATTGCAGAAGTAGTGTATGAAGCGGCTACAGATGGAAAAACTAAATTAAGATATGTGGCTGGAGAAGATGCAAAAGCATTATATGCACAGCGTCTGGAACTTGGGGACGAAGCATTCAGA
Coding sequences:
- a CDS encoding DUF1003 domain-containing protein, yielding MKISHISKNEITRGEAIKAQELREGIFNLIKSEFPDFDKEKYISLDELNRYRRLYLTSLIIQERGELADIDESVLDAIKNNDILSENIQEDIEAELTLGQRLADSVAAFGGSWIFIIIFFGFIVVWMFINIWFLASKPFDPYPFILLNLILSCLAAIQAPIIMMSQNRQEQKDRKRSEHDYKINLKAELEIKLLSEKMDHLLVHQNRKLLEIQELQTDYLEDLMKEIKKKS
- a CDS encoding SDR family oxidoreductase → MKTIFITGASTGLGKATAKLFQSRGWNVIATMRNPESETELKALENVTLLPLDVTNLEQIQSTVKKALEISSVDVVFNNAGYGLIGLLEALKDDQIVKQLDTNLLGVIRVTQAFIPYFREKKNGMFISTTSIGGLIAFPLGSTYHATKWALEGWSESLAFELNKFGVNVKTVSPGGIKTDFVSRSLDLGTQPEYQEMTDKLFSSMEGMMEAASEPVQIAEVVYEAATDGKTKLRYVAGEDAKALYAQRLELGDEAFRAQFGGQFI